In Carya illinoinensis cultivar Pawnee chromosome 6, C.illinoinensisPawnee_v1, whole genome shotgun sequence, a single genomic region encodes these proteins:
- the LOC122314414 gene encoding homoserine kinase: MAICYQPPLNPKSVRTSTTFSSTPKPPSLRCNLSLPFTTQICEPEPLLASVKAFAPATVANLGPGFDFLGCAVDGLGDFVSLSVDPNVHPGQISISHVSGDASSKLSKNPNRNCAGIAAIEVMKMLGIRSVGLSLSLEKGLPLGSGLGSSAASAAAAAVAVNEIFGGKLGPEELVLAGLKSEEKVSGYHADNVAPAIMGGFVLIRNYEPLELMRLNFPAEKDLFFVLVSPEFEAPTKKMRAALPREIGMAHHVWNCSQAGALVASILQGDLVGLGKALSADKIVEPRRAPLIPGMEAVKKAAIEAGAFGCTISGAGPTAVAVINSEEKGEEIGESMVEAFWKEGNLKAVKAVKRLDRVGARLVS; the protein is encoded by the coding sequence ATGGCAATTTGCTACCAACCTCCGTTGAATCCCAAAAGCGTTCGAACCTCAACTACTTTCTCCTCCACTCCCAAACCCCCGTCTTTGCGCTGCAACCTCTCTCTTCCCTTCACAACCCAAATATGCGAACCTGAACCATTATTGGCCTCCGTCAAGGCCTTCGCACCGGCTACCGTGGCCAATCTCGGCCCCGGATTCGACTTTCTCGGCTGTGCCGTGGACGGCCTCGGTGACTTCGTGTCACTCTCCGTCGACCCCAACGTCCACCCGGGACAGATATCCATTTCCCACGTCTCTGGCGACGCCTCCTCCAAGCTCAGCAAGAACCCCAACCGGAATTGCGCCGGCATCGCTGCTATCGAAGTCATGAAGATGCTAGGCATCAGATCGGTCGGCCTATCGCTCTCCCTTGAGAAAGGCCTCCCCTTGGGGAGCGGCCTCGGCTCCAGTGCCGCCAGTGCTGCCGCCGCCGCCGTGGCCGTCAACGAGATCTTCGGTGGGAAACTGGGGCCTGAGGAGCTCGTCCTTGCCGGGTTGAAGTCGGAGGAGAAGGTCTCAGGTTACCACGCCGACAACGTGGCCCCGGCGATCATGGGTGGCTTCGTTCTGATCCGCAACTATGAGCCTCTGGAGTTGATGAGACTCAACTTTCCTGCCGAGAAGGATCTCTTCTTTGTGCTCGTGAGCCCGGAATTCGAGGCACCCACCAAGAAAATGCGGGCGGCTTTGCCTCGTGAGATCGGAATGGCGCACCACGTTTGGAATTGTAGCCAGGCCGGGGCGCTGGTTGCATCGATCTTGCAGGGGGACCTGGTGGGATTGGGGAAGGCCTTGTCAGCGGATAAGATCGTGGAGCCGAGGAGGGCGCCTTTGATTCCCGGAATGGAAGCCGTGAAGAAGGCGGCCATTGAGGCCGGGGCTTTTGGTTGTACGATTAGTGGGGCGGGGCCGACGGCAGTGGCGGTGATAAATAGTGAGGAGAAGGGGGAGGAGATTGGGGAGAGCATGGTGGAGGCGTTCTGGAAAGAGGGGAATTTGAAGGCGGTGAAGGCAGTGAAGAGGCTTGACAGGGTTGGTGCCAGGCTTGTTTCATGA